The Opitutales bacterium ASA1 genome window below encodes:
- a CDS encoding methyl-accepting chemotaxis protein — MKIGIREKILFPTLAVLSISTASVAALNYVMSRNAIQRCVNDEVALAASLASTKIEAWLETRIGDAQSWAGLSQFTDAIAGKDDPEIVARANQLAIDLARNYGCYESINIAGVDGTYVASNRTDMVGKMNIASRAYFQEALTGKLALSHVLKSVVTGDPVFVVAAPVIEEEKVVGVVFCAVSLNLFTSKSIAPIRIFDSGHLFIVDRNGVVLSHPKEENIFNLDVSTLEWGTEFLSSTEPTIEYTHSGDERLAGIGRVKTTGWTVGATVLTEELMGQARRVGAFNLVIGIASLILASGVIVVLLNRAIRPLRRGVLFSRSIAEGDLTQTLDIAGQDEVAQLGGAMNQMAAGLRASMASVKDNSQSLSTAAHQLSAVSAQVKANSESTASEANVVAAAAEQVSASVSTVATAAEEMSVSIREIAQQAAEAAKVASRATVEADRTNGMIVKLGESSAAIGHVVKVITAIAGQTNLLALNATIEAARAGEAGKGFAVVASEVKALAQQTSNATDEIRKKIGDIQGDSEEAVGAIRAISEVISKINQIQTVIASSVEEQAATMNEISKNSLEASRGSSEIARNITHVSEAARNSTNAATHTASSATELTRLAEQLAAVVDQFRLHDEDDRGSVTAAALEVQVPSGRRHPIATGRKIERKVATRSTGRAK, encoded by the coding sequence ATGAAGATTGGAATCCGAGAGAAGATATTGTTTCCGACACTTGCCGTGTTGTCGATCAGCACGGCTTCCGTCGCAGCGCTCAACTACGTCATGTCGCGCAACGCCATCCAGCGTTGCGTGAACGACGAAGTGGCGCTCGCGGCATCGCTCGCCTCGACCAAGATCGAGGCGTGGTTGGAAACGAGGATCGGGGATGCGCAGAGCTGGGCCGGCCTCTCGCAGTTCACCGACGCGATCGCCGGCAAGGACGATCCGGAGATCGTCGCGCGCGCGAACCAATTGGCCATCGATCTGGCCCGGAATTACGGCTGCTACGAGTCGATCAACATCGCCGGCGTGGACGGGACCTACGTCGCCTCGAATCGGACCGACATGGTCGGAAAGATGAACATCGCCAGCCGGGCCTACTTTCAAGAAGCGCTCACGGGCAAGTTGGCGCTGTCGCATGTACTGAAGAGCGTGGTGACCGGTGATCCGGTGTTCGTGGTCGCAGCTCCGGTGATCGAAGAAGAGAAGGTGGTGGGTGTGGTGTTCTGCGCCGTGAGCCTGAATCTGTTCACCTCCAAATCGATCGCTCCCATCCGGATCTTCGACAGCGGCCACCTTTTCATCGTCGACCGAAACGGCGTGGTGCTTTCGCATCCGAAAGAGGAAAACATCTTCAATCTCGACGTCTCGACCCTCGAGTGGGGCACCGAGTTTCTCTCCTCCACCGAACCCACCATCGAATACACGCACAGCGGGGACGAGCGTTTGGCCGGCATCGGACGGGTGAAGACCACGGGATGGACCGTCGGCGCCACGGTCTTGACGGAGGAACTGATGGGACAGGCGCGTCGAGTCGGTGCGTTCAACTTGGTGATCGGCATAGCATCCCTGATATTGGCATCCGGAGTGATCGTGGTGTTGCTCAATCGCGCCATCCGGCCTTTGAGGCGAGGCGTACTTTTTTCGCGGAGCATCGCGGAAGGCGATCTCACCCAGACGCTCGACATAGCGGGACAGGACGAGGTCGCGCAGTTGGGCGGAGCGATGAATCAAATGGCGGCGGGTCTGCGTGCCTCCATGGCATCCGTGAAGGACAACTCGCAATCGCTCAGCACGGCGGCGCACCAACTCAGCGCGGTGAGCGCGCAGGTGAAGGCCAACTCCGAATCGACGGCGAGCGAGGCCAACGTCGTGGCTGCCGCGGCCGAGCAAGTGAGCGCGAGCGTCTCGACCGTGGCGACGGCTGCGGAGGAGATGAGCGTGTCCATTCGAGAAATCGCCCAGCAGGCGGCGGAGGCGGCGAAAGTCGCTTCTCGGGCAACCGTGGAAGCCGACCGCACGAACGGGATGATCGTGAAACTGGGAGAGTCCAGCGCAGCGATCGGCCATGTGGTGAAGGTGATCACCGCGATCGCCGGACAAACCAACCTGCTGGCACTCAACGCGACGATCGAGGCCGCCCGAGCCGGCGAAGCCGGAAAGGGCTTCGCCGTCGTGGCCAGCGAAGTGAAGGCGTTGGCCCAACAGACGAGCAACGCCACCGATGAGATCCGCAAGAAGATCGGCGACATCCAAGGCGACTCGGAGGAAGCCGTCGGTGCGATCCGTGCCATTTCGGAGGTCATTTCGAAGATCAACCAGATCCAGACGGTGATCGCGTCCTCGGTGGAGGAACAGGCGGCGACGATGAACGAGATCTCCAAGAACTCCCTCGAGGCATCGCGTGGAAGTTCGGAAATTGCGCGGAACATCACCCACGTCTCCGAAGCAGCGCGCAACTCGACGAACGCAGCCACGCATACCGCGTCGTCGGCGACTGAACTCACTCGGCTCGCGGAGCAACTCGCAGCGGTCGTCGACCAGTTCCGACTTCACGACGAGGACGACCGGGGCTCGGTGACGGCCGCGGCACTGGAAGTGCAGGTGCCATCCGGGCGAAGGCACCCGATCGCGACGGGCAGGAAGATCGAGCGCAAGGTGGCGACACGGAGCACGGGGCGCGCGAAGTGA
- a CDS encoding copper-translocating P-type ATPase produces the protein MHMGLPHERYLRPKFYVAAALTLPVLVLSMGPMFGIPLYDYLTVHQSAWMQAVLTTPVFFWSGWPFIRRWAKAIRARDPNMFLLTVTGTGAAYFFSLAVVLLWEHLPAYLFSHHGASIYFEGTAFITTVVLLGQILEQRAHQRTDAAIRALMHLAPSVAHRIEADGTERDVPLEAIVPGDILRVRPGERLPVDGTLTEGDTEIDESMLTGEPVPVPKRPGDPVSAGTLNTTGSFLFRAERVGADTLLARIVRLVEEAVESEPPIARLADKVIAWFFPAVIAIAVGSLLAWTLLGDERGWLFGLVNAVSVLIIACPCALGLATPVSLVTGIGRGAQAGVLVKNATALELLRGTDTLLIDKTGTLTEGRPRLVAVRPAGGFTEEKLLALAAAAESASEHPLARAIVHAANARRLPLDPASGFVAEPGIGVRARVGAQEVVVGRAPTDSAPDREHPHATLVRVSVDGRPAGTLALADTLKPTTAAAVRALQRLGLRIYMVTGDRTATAEALAATLGLDGFHAEVTPARKQELVRDHQQRGERVVFAGDGLNDAPALAAADVGIAMGTGTDVAMHSAGLVLVQGDLQALVRAVRLSRATMLNIKQNLFWAFFYNGLGLPLAAGAFYPLFGWLLGPMYAGVAMSLSSVTVVANALRLRRARLDE, from the coding sequence GTGCACATGGGTCTGCCGCACGAGCGCTACCTGCGACCCAAGTTCTACGTCGCCGCCGCCCTCACGCTCCCCGTGCTCGTCCTCTCCATGGGGCCGATGTTCGGCATCCCGCTCTACGACTACCTCACCGTGCATCAGTCCGCGTGGATGCAGGCCGTGTTGACCACGCCCGTGTTCTTCTGGTCCGGTTGGCCCTTCATCCGTCGATGGGCAAAGGCGATCCGCGCGCGCGATCCCAACATGTTTCTGCTCACGGTCACAGGCACCGGAGCCGCCTACTTCTTCAGCCTCGCCGTGGTGCTGCTCTGGGAACATCTCCCGGCCTACCTCTTCAGCCACCACGGCGCGTCGATCTACTTCGAAGGCACCGCGTTCATCACGACGGTCGTGCTGCTCGGACAGATCCTCGAGCAACGCGCCCACCAGCGCACCGATGCCGCCATCCGCGCACTCATGCATCTCGCGCCCTCCGTGGCGCATCGCATCGAGGCCGACGGGACGGAGCGCGACGTCCCGCTCGAGGCCATCGTGCCCGGCGATATCCTCCGCGTGCGCCCCGGCGAACGCCTCCCGGTCGACGGCACGCTGACGGAAGGCGATACCGAGATCGACGAGTCGATGCTCACCGGCGAACCCGTCCCGGTGCCGAAACGTCCCGGCGATCCCGTCAGCGCAGGCACGCTCAACACCACCGGCTCGTTTCTCTTTCGTGCCGAACGCGTCGGGGCCGACACGTTGCTCGCTCGCATCGTCCGTCTCGTCGAGGAAGCCGTCGAAAGCGAGCCACCCATCGCCCGTCTGGCCGACAAGGTGATCGCCTGGTTCTTTCCCGCGGTGATCGCGATTGCCGTCGGTTCGTTGCTCGCCTGGACGCTCCTCGGCGACGAACGCGGTTGGCTCTTCGGTTTGGTCAACGCCGTCTCGGTCCTGATCATCGCCTGCCCCTGCGCGCTCGGCCTCGCCACGCCCGTCTCGCTCGTCACCGGCATCGGTCGCGGTGCGCAAGCCGGCGTGCTGGTGAAGAACGCCACCGCCCTCGAACTGCTCCGCGGTACCGACACACTGCTCATCGACAAGACCGGCACGCTCACCGAGGGCCGTCCCCGCCTCGTCGCCGTCCGTCCCGCGGGTGGTTTCACCGAAGAGAAACTCCTCGCTCTCGCCGCCGCCGCCGAATCAGCGAGCGAGCACCCGCTCGCGCGCGCGATCGTCCACGCCGCCAACGCCCGCAGGCTGCCGCTCGACCCCGCCTCCGGCTTCGTCGCCGAGCCCGGCATCGGAGTTCGCGCCCGCGTCGGTGCGCAGGAGGTCGTCGTCGGCCGCGCCCCGACGGATTCGGCACCCGATCGCGAGCACCCCCACGCCACGCTCGTCCGCGTCTCGGTCGATGGACGCCCTGCCGGCACGCTCGCCCTCGCCGACACGCTCAAGCCGACCACTGCGGCCGCCGTCCGCGCCCTCCAACGCCTCGGCCTGCGCATCTACATGGTCACGGGAGACCGCACCGCGACCGCCGAAGCACTCGCAGCCACACTCGGTCTCGACGGGTTCCACGCCGAAGTCACCCCGGCCAGAAAACAGGAACTCGTCCGCGACCATCAGCAGCGCGGCGAACGCGTCGTCTTCGCCGGCGACGGCCTCAACGACGCCCCTGCCCTCGCCGCCGCCGACGTCGGCATAGCCATGGGCACCGGCACCGACGTCGCGATGCACAGCGCCGGCCTCGTTCTCGTCCAAGGCGACCTCCAGGCCCTCGTCCGCGCCGTGCGCCTCAGCCGCGCGACCATGCTCAACATCAAGCAAAACCTCTTCTGGGCCTTCTTCTACAACGGCCTCGGCCTCCCCCTCGCCGCGGGCGCCTTCTATCCGCTCTTCGGTTGGCTCCTCGGCCCCATGTACGCCGGCGTGGCCATGAGCCTAAGTTCG